The proteins below are encoded in one region of Triticum aestivum cultivar Chinese Spring chromosome 1B, IWGSC CS RefSeq v2.1, whole genome shotgun sequence:
- the LOC123125096 gene encoding protein YABBY 3: MSSSSSSGASAAFTPVSQQQQQMASESLSSELQPPASMQPEAPSEQLCYVHCHFCDTVLVVSVPSSSLFKTVTVRCGHCSSLLTVDMRGLLFPTTTTTVAAESAASAVTTTTSPPPAAAAHHGQFHYPSSLNLTPGNPPRHSLLDEISSANPSLQLLDQHGLGGLIAAAGGRNTAAPAPLPPPPVAAGKGGKEPSPRTNPVVNRPPEKRQRVPSAYNRFIKDEIQRIKAGNPDISHREAFSAAAKNWAHFPHIHFGLMPDHQGLRKTSLLPQDHQRKDGHGLLKEGLYAANMGIAPY; this comes from the exons atgtcgtcctcctcctcctccggggcCTCCGCCGCCTTCACGCCAGtatcgcagcagcagcagcagatggcGTCGGAGAGCCTCAGCTCGGAGCTTCAGCCCCCGGCGTCGATGCAGCCGGAGGCGCCTTCCGAGCAGCTCTGCTACGTGCACTGCCACTTCTGCGACACCGTGCTCGTC GTGAGCGTGCCGAGCAGCAGCCTCTTCAAGACGGTGACGGTGCGGTGCGGCCACTGCAGTAGCCTGCTCACCGTCGACATGAGGGGCCTTCTCTTCCCGACCACGACCACCACTGTCGCCGCCGAGTCAGCCGCTTCTGCTGTCACCACCACGAcgtccccgccgccggccgccgctgctCACCACGGCCAGTTCCACTACCCCAGCTCGCTCAACCTCACGCCCGGCAACCCTCCCCGCCACTCCCTCCTG GATGAGATATCCAGCGCCAACCCGAGCCTGCAGCTACTGGACCAGCACGGCCTCGGCGGCCTGATCGCGGCTGCGGGCGGCAGGAACACCGCGGCACCTGCGCCGCTGCCGCCACCCCCAGTCGCCGCGGGGAAAGGTGGGAAGGAGCCGTCACCGCGGACCAATCCCGTCGTCAACAGAC CTCCGGAGAAGAGGCAGCGCGTGCCCTCGGCGTACAACCGCTTCATCAA GGACGAAATCCAACGCATCAAGGCTGGCAATCCCGACATCTCGCACAGGGAGGCCTTCAGCGCGGCTGCCAAGAAC tggGCTCACTTTCCGCATATCCACTTTGGCCTCATGCCGGATCACCAGGGGCTCAGGAAGACCAGCCTCCTACCTCAG